The following DNA comes from Amycolatopsis albispora.
AGGGCGGCGGCGACGTCGTGGGCGAAGGCGGGTGAGGCCGGGTCGCGTTCGAGCAGGTAGTGCAGGTGCTCGGCGCCGTCGCTCATGCCGAGCACGTTGCCGACCTGGCGGAACAGCCGCGCGGTCAGCGTCGATCCGTTGGGCAGCGTGATTTCGCCCGCGTCGAGCCGGTCGTGCAGCGCGCGCACGCGGTCGCGGTCGCCGGGGTAGCGCTGGTAGTAGCGGCGGTTGCGCTCGAGCACCGTGGCGAAGGTGGCGCGGTAGATGTCGTCCGGGTGCAGCCCGACCGGCGGCAGCCCGCCGGTGAAGAACGCCTCGCGCAGGCCGTCCGGTGCGGTGGACAGGTAGTTCAGCGTGCAGAAGCCGCCGAACGACTGGCCGAGCACGCTCCACTTCTCGACGCCGAGCGCCTCGCGGATCAGCTCGGCGTCACGCACGATCGAGTCCGCGCGGAAGTGCCTGAGGTAGTCGGCCTGCTGCTGCGGGGACAGCCCAGGCAGCGTGCCCACCGGGGTGGACCGGCCGGTGCCGCGCTGGTCGAGCATCAGCACGCGGTAGTCGCGCAGGGCACGGGAAAGCCAGCCGGGCCCGGTCGGTGAACCGGTGGGCCGCGGTGCTTCCTGGCCGGGGCCGCCCTGCAGGAACACCAGGAACGGGCGGTCGCGACCGGCCGGATCGGCCACCTCCCGCGCGAAGACGGTGAGCTGCTCGCCGCCGGGGTTGCCGTGGTCGAGCGGGACCTGGAATTCGTGTTCGGTCAGGACAAGTCCGGGAATCTGCACGGTTTCAGCCACGACGCCGATCCTGCCAGCCAGGCGTCGACCGCGCGCTGCCCGCGGAGCCGGACCCTGGCCCGCAACCACGCGTGACGCCGCCAAGCCTCGCGAACGATTTGGTCGCGGTCGGTGAAGAAGGTGTGGAGCGGCCCTTCGGTGTTGCCGCCCGGGATCGTGCTTTCCCGGCCGAATCGGCGCATGAGCGTGCGCGCGTGATCACCCTGGTCATGGTGAACCGGCGCGGGTGGTCGAGCCAGACCAGCACCTGCGTGCGAGCGGTCAGCTGCTCGCGCACTTCCTCGCCCTGCCATTCGATCGCCCAGCTTTCGCGGCCGATGTGGGCGAGCACCCGCTCGCGCCAGTCCGGCAGCACGGTCCAGTCCGGGCCGTGGAAGAAGGTCTCGAACTGGGTGAACGGCACGCCGAGCCGGGCGCTGATCTGCTCCGCCAGCGTGGTTTTCCCGGAACCGGGCGGGCCCGCCACCGCGATCCGCCGGGGCCGGTCGATGGGCATGGGGTCGGTGGGTCCGAGCAGGCGCATGGAAGCAACTTAGCGACTCATGCCCTCCCGACTATTTGACAATGACGTTCATGTTCGGCAACCCTGCGTCGGGCGAACGGCGGAGGCGACGTGTTCATGGGGAAAACCCGGCAGACCGGGGAAAAACGGGGTGCGGGGCGGGACGCGGTGGTGGTCGCGGCCGGGCTGGGGGCGGTGCTGGTCGTTTCGGTGGTGCTGGCGATCGGCCTCGGGTCGGCGGTGATCCCGCCGGCGGACACCGCGCGGTACCTGTGGGCGGCGCTGGTCGGCGACGGCATTCCCGCCGAGGAGTTCACCCGCTACCAGATCATCTGGCAGGTGCGCACACCACGCGTGCTGCTGGCCGCGGTGATCGGCGCCGGGCTCGGCGCGGTGGGCGTGGCGATCCAGGCGATGGTGCGCAACGCGCTCGCGGATCCGTTCATTCTCGGCGTTTCGTCCGGGGCGTCGGTGGGTGCGGTCGCGGTGACCTCGTTCGGCGCGTTCGCCGTGTTCGGCATCTACGCGGTGTCGATCGGCGCCTTTCTCGGCGCGCTGGTGGCGTCCGTACTGGTCTACGCCGCGGCCCGCTCGCGTGCCGGGATCACGCCGCTGCGGCTGGTGCTCACCGGTGTCGCGCTGGCCTTCGGCTTCGAGGCGGTGATGAGCCTGATCATCTACTTCGCGCCGGACAGCGAAGCCACCAGCACGGTGCTGTACTGGACGATGGGCAGCTTCGGCGGCGCGACCTGGGGCGCGTTGCCGGTGGTGGCGGTCGCGGTGGTCGCCGGGGTGGTGGTGCTGCGCCGGTACGCGCGCAGCCTGGACGTGCTCTCCCTCGGCGACGAGACCGCCGCGAGCCTCGGCGTGCGCACGGAATCGTTGCGGCGCGGGCTGTTTGTGCTGACCGCGGTGGTCACCGGCGCGATGGTCGCGGTCAGCGGCGCGATCGGCTTTGTCGGACTGGTCATCCCGCACCTGGTCCGGATCCTGTTCGGCGCTTCGCACGCACGTGTGCTGCTGATCGCCCCGCTCGCGGGCGCGATCTTCATGGTCTGGGTCGATCTCGCCGCGCGCACCGTGGTCGCGCCCCGCGAACTGCCGCTCGGGGTGATCACCGCGCTGATCGGCGTGCCGGTTTTTGTCACGCTGATGCGGCGGCGCGGCTACCTGTTCGGAGGGCGTTGAGGTGGAACTCCGGTTCGACGACGTAACCGTTGCACTGCAAGGGAAAACCCTGGTCGACCAGCTCAGCCTGACGGCTGGGTCCGGGCGGGTGACCGGGCTCGTCGGGCCGAACGGCTCGGGCAAGTCGACCGCGCTGCGCTGCGTGTACGGCGCGTTGAAACCCCACGGCGGCGCGGTCTGGCTGGAGGACAACGCCTTGGCGGAACTGGGAAACCGCCGTGCGGCGCGGGCGATCGCCGCGCTGACCCAGGAAAGCAGCAGCGAATTCGACTTCACCGTGGCGGAACTGGTCGAACTCGGCCGGTTCCCGCACCTCACCGGCAACCAGGCGCTCACCGCCCGCGAAAAGGACCTGTGCCGCGACGCGATGGAACGGCTCGACGTGGCGCACCTCGCCGACCGCGGCGTGCTGACGCTGTCCGGCGGGGAACGGCAGCGCGTGCTGATCGCGCGGGCACTGGTGCAGGAACCCGCGGTGCTGGTGCTCGACGAACCGACCAACCACCTCGACGTCCGGCACCAGATCGAACTGCTGTCGCTGCTGCGCACCCTCGGGCTGACCGTGCTCGTGGTGCTGCACGACCTCAATCTCGCGGCGGCGGTGTGCGACCGCATCGGCGTGCTGTCGAACGGTTCGCTGGTCCGCGCCGGCACCCCGGCCGAGGTGCTCACCGCCGAGCTGGTGCGCGAGGTCTTCGGCGTCGAGGTGACCGTGGTGGACCACCCGCTCACCGGCGACCCGCAACTGCTCTACGCCCTGACCAGTGACAGAAGGAGTTCGGTGTGAAGAAGGCGGTCCCCATCCTGGCGGCGTTGCTGCTGCTGTCGGCTTGCGGCGCGGAGGTCGAAGGCGGCGCGCCGGCGGCACAGGAGAAGGTGGTGAAGCGGTGCGGTGAGGACGTCAAGTACACGACGCCGAAGCGGTCGGTGGTCTACGAAGCGGGCAGCGCGGACAAGATGTTCGCGCTGGGCCTGACCTCGCACGTGCACGGGTACGTGATGCCGCCGGCCAACCCGCCGGTGCAGGAATCCCCGTATGCCGCCGAATACGCGAAGGTGCAGTTCCTCGGCGACGACCTGCTCAACCGCGAACTCGTGGTCGACGCGCAGGCCGATTTTGTGGTGGCGGGCTGGAATTCGGGCTTCAGCGACCAGCGCGGCATCACCCCGGCGATCCTGGACGGGCTCGGCATCCAGAGCTTCATGCACAGCGAATCCTGCTTCAACTACCCGAAGTTCCCGGAGAAGCTGCCGCCGTTCGAGGCGCTGTACACGGACCTGATCCGGATGGGGCAGATCTTCGGCGTGGAGGAGCGCGCGCAGCAGCTGGTCGCCGACTACAAGCGGCGGGTGGACCAGGTGGTCGCGGCGGCGCCGAAGGGCGACCCGGTGAAGGTGTTCCTCTACGACTCGGGCGCCGACCAGGCCTCCACCGCGGGGAACCAGGTGCCACCCAACGACATCATCCGCTTCGCCGGCGGCCGCAACATCTTCGACGGGGTCGAGGCGCGCTGGACGAAGGTCGGCTGGGAAGCCGTGGTGGACGCGCAGCCGGAGGTGGTGGTGATCCTGGACTACGGCGACAAGCCGGCGCAGGAGAAGATCAACTTCCTGAAGACCTCCCCGGCGACCGCGCAACTGCCCGCGGTGGTGAACGACAAGTTCTACGTGCTGGACTACAACGAGGGCATCAGCGGGCCGCGCAACATCGACGGCCTGGAGGGTTTTGCCAAGTACCTGCGAGAGTTCCAGCGCTAGACCGGGCCGCCGCCGTAGCCGATCTCGTTGCCTTCCGGGTCGCGGTAGGTGATCTTGCGGACGCCGTTGTCGTAGGTCTCGCGCAGCGCGGGTTCGATGCCGCGCTCGGTGATCCCGTCGACGACGGTATCGAGATCGTCGACGAACAGGGTGATCAGCGCGTGGCCCGCGTGCTCGGGCCGCAGTTCGACGTACACCGACCGCCCGTCGGCGATCTCCCAGACGGCCTCGACGTCGTTGGGGAACAAGCTCGGCGGCGAGCCGAAGAGGCGCTCGTACCAGGCCAGCGCGGCGGGCAGATCCGCGACGGAGATCCCGGCGTACAGATACGGCCCCATCGACACCTCCCTGACGTTGTGGCCACCCAACCGCATTCCCCGCCGGGCCGCAAAATCAGGAGGCGCCCTCCGCTGAACACGAATGTGGCTTTCGGGGCGAAATCCGCCCGCCCGTCGCCCACCGCCACCCTCAATGGAGCTGCGCGCGGTGTCTATTCGAAAGCCACTCAGTGTCAGGGTTGGTGTGGCCGCTCGTGGTGGGCGGTTAGGGTCCGGTCTTGATCGCGTGGTGACTCTGAAAGCCACTGCCGTTGCTGGCTTGCGAACGAATTGTCCAGCGTGATCAAGGTCCGGGCCTGGCTGGCCTGACTTGATAGAAGCGTGGGCATACGCCATCAACCTCGACTGAGGTGTGTCCGACCAGCCCGGCCCGGAAAAGACGCATGTTCTCCGGCTAGGGAAGGAACACACGCGGTGTCCATGGTGGTCATTGGCATCGATCCGCACAAGTCCAGCCACACCGCGGTCGCGGTCGATCAGACCGGCCGCCGCCTGGGGCAGAAAACCGTGACCGCCGACCCCGACGGGCTGCTGCGGCTGCGGTCCTGGGCCACCCAGTTCGGCACCGGGCCGCGCTGGGCGGTCGAAGACGGCCGCGGCGTGGCCGGGCGACTGGTCCGCACCCTGATCGGCACCGGCGCCACCGTGGTCTGGGTCCCACCCAAACTGATGGCCGCCTGCCGCGCCAGCGCCCGCACCCGCGGTAAATCCGACCCGATCGACGCCCTGGCCATCGCCCGCGCCGCCCTGCGCGAACCCGACCTGCCCACCGCACACCTGGACCAGACCGCCCTGGACCTGCGCCTGCTCTCCGACCGGCGCGAACACCTGGTCAACCGCCGCACCGCCAGCATCAACCAACTGCGCTGGCACCTGCACGACCTCGACCCCGCCCTGGACCAGACCCACCCCCGCCTGACCGGGCCCCGCGCCCAGCACACCCTCACCACCGCCCTGTCCACCCTGCCCGCCAGCGTCCGCCGCGACCTCGCCCTGGACCTGCTCACCGAGATCACCACCCTGACCCAGCAGATCACCCAGCTCGAACACCAACTCCGCACCCGAGTCCAGCCCCTGGCCCCCACCCTGCTGGCCATCACCGGCGTCAGCACCGTCCTCGCCGCGAAAATCATCGGCGAAACCGCCGGCATCACCCGCTTCCGCTCACCCGCCGCCTACGCCATGCACACCGGCACCGCACCCATCCCCACCTGGACAGCCAACAAACCCCACTACCGCCTCAACCGCGGCGGCAACCGCCAACTCAACACCTGCCTCCACCGCATCGCCATCACCCAACTCACCCACCACCCACCCGCCCGCACCTACCGCGACAACTGGACCAAACACCACCCCCACGCCACCACCAAAGCCGCCCTCCGCGCCCTCAAACGCCACCTCGTCAACACCATCTACCGAGCACTCACCACCGACCTCACTTGACATAGAAGCTTCATTCGTGTTCGGTGCGCCCCGGTGAGCGGCCCCCGGCGAGCGCGCGCCGAGGCCGCATCGGGCCGCGAGGCTCACTCCGCGGGGTGGCCAAGTGTCACGAATGTGGCGCGGGCTCAAGCGGTGGTTGCAACGGGGGACTGTCCGGACAGTACTCGGTTGAGGGATTGGGCTGGGGTGAGCCAGCCCAGGGTGTGGCGGGGGCGTTCGTTGAGTTCGGCGGCGACGGCGGCGAGGTCGTCGGCGGTGTGCCTGGTCAGGTCGGTGCCTTTGGGGAAGTACTGGCGGAGCAGGCCGTTGGTGTTCTCGTTGGTGCCGCGTTGCCAGGGTGAGTGCGGGTCGCAGAAGTAGATGGCCATGTCGGTGGCCAGGGTGATCTCGGCGTGGCGGGCCATTTCGTTGCCGCGGTCCCAGGTCAGCGAGCGTCGCAGCTGGGCGGGCAGGGTGGTGATGGTGGCGATCATCGCGTCGCGGACGTGCTCGGCGGTGTGACCGTGGGGCAGGTGCAGCAGCAGCACGAACCGGGTGGACCGCTCCACCAGCGTCCCGATCGCGGAGCTGTTGCCGGCGCCGAGGATCAGATCGCCTTCCCAGTGCCCGGGCACCGCGCGGTCGGCGGCCTCGGCCGGGCGCGCCGAGATCGGGATCGGGCCGGGCAGCCGGGGCGGCAGGTGGCGGCGGGCCTGGCCGCGGGGACGGCGCAGCGCCCGCCCGGTCCGCAGGCACGCGGCCAGCTCACGCCGTAACGCGCCCCGGCTCTGGACGTAAATGGCCTGGTAGATCGTCTCGTGCGACACCCAACGCTCCGGCTGATCGGCAAAAGCGAGCTTGCGCGCGGCCGCGATCTGCCCGGGCGACCACCGCTTCTCCAGCCGAGTCTGCACCCACGCCCGCAGCCGGGCG
Coding sequences within:
- a CDS encoding FecCD family ABC transporter permease, producing the protein MGKTRQTGEKRGAGRDAVVVAAGLGAVLVVSVVLAIGLGSAVIPPADTARYLWAALVGDGIPAEEFTRYQIIWQVRTPRVLLAAVIGAGLGAVGVAIQAMVRNALADPFILGVSSGASVGAVAVTSFGAFAVFGIYAVSIGAFLGALVASVLVYAAARSRAGITPLRLVLTGVALAFGFEAVMSLIIYFAPDSEATSTVLYWTMGSFGGATWGALPVVAVAVVAGVVVLRRYARSLDVLSLGDETAASLGVRTESLRRGLFVLTAVVTGAMVAVSGAIGFVGLVIPHLVRILFGASHARVLLIAPLAGAIFMVWVDLAARTVVAPRELPLGVITALIGVPVFVTLMRRRGYLFGGR
- a CDS encoding IS30 family transposase, which codes for MGVVMVLGRDVRVRFWGLVRAGWAVRPAAGLAGVSHETGRRWFAQAGGVIGNAPCALGGRYLSLAEREEISRGLCAGWSLRRIARGLGRAASTVSREVARHGGPVAYRAVVADSAARVRARRPKPVKLAVDARLRAWVQTRLEKRWSPGQIAAARKLAFADQPERWVSHETIYQAIYVQSRGALRRELAACLRTGRALRRPRGQARRHLPPRLPGPIPISARPAEAADRAVPGHWEGDLILGAGNSSAIGTLVERSTRFVLLLHLPHGHTAEHVRDAMIATITTLPAQLRRSLTWDRGNEMARHAEITLATDMAIYFCDPHSPWQRGTNENTNGLLRQYFPKGTDLTRHTADDLAAVAAELNERPRHTLGWLTPAQSLNRVLSGQSPVATTA
- a CDS encoding VOC family protein translates to MGPYLYAGISVADLPAALAWYERLFGSPPSLFPNDVEAVWEIADGRSVYVELRPEHAGHALITLFVDDLDTVVDGITERGIEPALRETYDNGVRKITYRDPEGNEIGYGGGPV
- a CDS encoding ABC transporter ATP-binding protein; this translates as MELRFDDVTVALQGKTLVDQLSLTAGSGRVTGLVGPNGSGKSTALRCVYGALKPHGGAVWLEDNALAELGNRRAARAIAALTQESSSEFDFTVAELVELGRFPHLTGNQALTAREKDLCRDAMERLDVAHLADRGVLTLSGGERQRVLIARALVQEPAVLVLDEPTNHLDVRHQIELLSLLRTLGLTVLVVLHDLNLAAAVCDRIGVLSNGSLVRAGTPAEVLTAELVREVFGVEVTVVDHPLTGDPQLLYALTSDRRSSV
- a CDS encoding alpha/beta fold hydrolase; this translates as MAETVQIPGLVLTEHEFQVPLDHGNPGGEQLTVFAREVADPAGRDRPFLVFLQGGPGQEAPRPTGSPTGPGWLSRALRDYRVLMLDQRGTGRSTPVGTLPGLSPQQQADYLRHFRADSIVRDAELIREALGVEKWSVLGQSFGGFCTLNYLSTAPDGLREAFFTGGLPPVGLHPDDIYRATFATVLERNRRYYQRYPGDRDRVRALHDRLDAGEITLPNGSTLTARLFRQVGNVLGMSDGAEHLHYLLERDPASPAFAHDVAAALPFSARNPLYAVIHEACYADGHTTRWSAARVLPGEFEDDVTLFTGEHVFPWTFTDDRGLAPLAEAAELLAEHEWPRLYDTDRLRVCEVPCAAAIYAEDAYVDRALSEETARLLPRMRPWLTNEYEHNGLRASGGHVLDRLIALARGQA
- a CDS encoding AAA family ATPase, whose amino-acid sequence is MRLLGPTDPMPIDRPRRIAVAGPPGSGKTTLAEQISARLGVPFTQFETFFHGPDWTVLPDWRERVLAHIGRESWAIEWQGEEVREQLTARTQVLVWLDHPRRFTMTRVITRARSCADSAGKARSRAATPKGRSTPSSPTATKSFARLGGVTRGCGPGSGSAGSARSTPGWQDRRRG
- a CDS encoding ABC transporter substrate-binding protein, yielding MKKAVPILAALLLLSACGAEVEGGAPAAQEKVVKRCGEDVKYTTPKRSVVYEAGSADKMFALGLTSHVHGYVMPPANPPVQESPYAAEYAKVQFLGDDLLNRELVVDAQADFVVAGWNSGFSDQRGITPAILDGLGIQSFMHSESCFNYPKFPEKLPPFEALYTDLIRMGQIFGVEERAQQLVADYKRRVDQVVAAAPKGDPVKVFLYDSGADQASTAGNQVPPNDIIRFAGGRNIFDGVEARWTKVGWEAVVDAQPEVVVILDYGDKPAQEKINFLKTSPATAQLPAVVNDKFYVLDYNEGISGPRNIDGLEGFAKYLREFQR
- a CDS encoding IS110 family transposase → MVVIGIDPHKSSHTAVAVDQTGRRLGQKTVTADPDGLLRLRSWATQFGTGPRWAVEDGRGVAGRLVRTLIGTGATVVWVPPKLMAACRASARTRGKSDPIDALAIARAALREPDLPTAHLDQTALDLRLLSDRREHLVNRRTASINQLRWHLHDLDPALDQTHPRLTGPRAQHTLTTALSTLPASVRRDLALDLLTEITTLTQQITQLEHQLRTRVQPLAPTLLAITGVSTVLAAKIIGETAGITRFRSPAAYAMHTGTAPIPTWTANKPHYRLNRGGNRQLNTCLHRIAITQLTHHPPARTYRDNWTKHHPHATTKAALRALKRHLVNTIYRALTTDLT